The following are encoded together in the Longimicrobiaceae bacterium genome:
- a CDS encoding amidohydrolase, which translates to MTQRPRSYRASVLAAALASVALAGAVPAAAQDAAALRAEADRRAAEVQPRVVAWRRDIHQHPELSNRETRTAKLVADHLRGLGMEVRTGVAHTGVVGVLRGGRPGPVVALRADMDALPVTEQTDLPFRSTVRTTYNGQEVGVMHACGHDLHTAMLMGTAQVLAGMRERIPGTVVFIFQPAEEGPPPGEEGGARLMVKEGVLQDPKPDAVFGLHVWPQPVGTLHFRPLGTMAAADNVRIVVRGKQTHGAVPWGGVDPIVVGAQIVSALQAIPARQLDLTVAPAVVTIGSFQGGVRQNIIPDSVVMLGTIRTFDTTMQRETHERVRRTAQMIAQAAGATAEVEIREAAALTFNDPELTARMAPTLARVVGPERLGTVRPITAAEDFSYYQQQVPGMFFFLGIVPEGQDPARVPANHSPHFFADEGALPVGVRAMAHVAVDFLTGG; encoded by the coding sequence ATGACGCAGCGCCCTCGTTCGTATCGCGCCTCCGTCCTCGCCGCCGCCCTCGCCTCGGTCGCGCTGGCGGGCGCCGTCCCCGCCGCGGCCCAGGATGCCGCCGCCCTGCGCGCCGAGGCGGACCGCCGCGCCGCAGAGGTGCAGCCGCGCGTGGTGGCGTGGCGGCGCGACATCCACCAGCACCCGGAGCTCTCCAACCGCGAGACGCGCACGGCGAAGCTGGTCGCGGACCACCTGCGCGGCCTGGGGATGGAGGTGCGCACCGGCGTCGCCCACACCGGGGTGGTGGGGGTGCTGCGCGGCGGCCGGCCCGGGCCGGTGGTCGCCCTCCGCGCGGACATGGACGCGCTCCCGGTCACCGAGCAGACCGACCTCCCCTTCCGGAGCACCGTCCGCACGACGTACAACGGGCAGGAGGTGGGGGTGATGCACGCCTGCGGGCACGACCTGCACACGGCCATGCTGATGGGCACCGCGCAGGTGCTCGCCGGGATGCGGGAGCGGATCCCCGGCACGGTGGTCTTCATCTTCCAGCCGGCGGAGGAGGGGCCCCCGCCCGGCGAGGAGGGCGGCGCGCGGCTGATGGTGAAGGAAGGGGTGCTGCAGGACCCGAAGCCCGACGCCGTCTTCGGGCTGCACGTCTGGCCACAGCCGGTGGGGACGCTCCACTTCCGCCCGCTCGGCACCATGGCGGCCGCCGACAACGTGCGCATCGTCGTGCGCGGGAAGCAGACGCACGGCGCGGTGCCCTGGGGCGGGGTGGACCCCATCGTCGTCGGGGCGCAGATCGTCAGCGCCCTGCAGGCCATCCCGGCGCGGCAGCTCGACCTGACCGTCGCCCCGGCGGTGGTCACCATCGGCAGCTTCCAGGGCGGCGTGCGCCAGAACATCATCCCGGACTCGGTGGTGATGCTGGGCACCATCCGCACCTTCGACACCACGATGCAGCGCGAGACGCACGAGCGCGTCCGCCGCACCGCGCAGATGATCGCCCAAGCGGCGGGCGCCACCGCGGAGGTGGAGATCCGCGAGGCCGCCGCGCTCACCTTCAACGACCCGGAGCTCACGGCGCGCATGGCGCCCACCCTGGCGCGCGTCGTCGGGCCGGAGCGCCTCGGGACGGTGCGCCCCATCACCGCCGCGGAGGACTTCTCGTACTATCAGCAGCAGGTGCCCGGGATGTTCTTCTTCCTGGGGATCGTCCCCGAGGGGCAGGACCCGGCGCGCGTCCCCGCCAACCACTCGCCGCACTTCTTCGCCGACGAGGGCGCGCTCCCGGTGGGCGTCCGCGCCATGGCGCACGTGGCCGTGGACTTCCTCACCGGAGGGTGA
- the msrB gene encoding peptide-methionine (R)-S-oxide reductase MsrB, whose protein sequence is MTRKHFLGSLLGLAAVPFLGRVGADGEAAAAAPAQDRQRIAKLNKPKAEWRKLLTPAAYAVLFEEDTERPRSSPLDKEYRDGTYVCAACHLPLFESAAKYDSGTGWPSFWKPISGRVATKRDFKMILPRTEYHCVRCGGHQGHVFDDGPRPTGKRYCNNGVALRFVPQGTPLPELRS, encoded by the coding sequence ATGACCCGCAAGCACTTTCTGGGCAGCCTGCTCGGCCTGGCCGCCGTTCCGTTCCTCGGCCGCGTGGGCGCGGACGGGGAGGCGGCGGCGGCGGCGCCCGCGCAGGACCGGCAGCGCATCGCGAAGCTGAACAAGCCGAAGGCCGAATGGCGCAAGCTGCTCACGCCCGCGGCCTATGCCGTGCTCTTCGAGGAGGACACCGAGCGCCCGCGCTCCAGCCCGCTGGACAAGGAGTACCGCGACGGCACCTACGTCTGCGCGGCCTGCCACCTCCCCCTCTTCGAATCCGCGGCGAAGTACGACAGCGGGACGGGGTGGCCGAGCTTCTGGAAGCCCATCTCCGGGCGTGTCGCCACGAAGCGGGACTTCAAGATGATCCTGCCGCGCACCGAGTACCACTGCGTCCGCTGCGGCGGGCACCAGGGGCACGTCTTCGACGACGGCCCACGCCCCACCGGCAAGCGCTACTGCAACAACGGGGTGGCGCTGCGGTTCGTCCCCCAGGGGACCCCGCTTCCCGAGCTGAGGAGC